One genomic segment of Alphaproteobacteria bacterium HT1-32 includes these proteins:
- a CDS encoding histidine phosphatase family protein: protein MRRLCLLRHLPTDWNREKRLQGRRDQPLSASSRPTATISLNPERWQLLSSPLKRCLETARLTFGADPQPEPALIEMDWGEYEGRRLADLRREAGESLAANEARGLDFRPPGGESPRDVQKRLSDWLPVAAKSDRDMVAVTHKGVIRAFYALATGWDMTDDAPDKPDWTQLHCFTLSDGGLPAIDRLNAPLESLQ, encoded by the coding sequence GTGAGGCGGCTCTGCCTGCTGCGCCATCTGCCCACCGACTGGAATCGGGAAAAACGTCTGCAGGGACGGCGGGACCAGCCTTTATCAGCTTCATCCCGGCCAACCGCGACGATCTCCCTCAACCCCGAGCGATGGCAGTTGCTGTCCAGCCCGCTGAAACGCTGTCTTGAAACGGCCCGGCTGACTTTCGGGGCTGACCCGCAACCGGAGCCGGCCCTGATTGAAATGGACTGGGGTGAGTATGAGGGCCGCAGGCTGGCAGACCTCCGCCGGGAAGCCGGTGAAAGTCTCGCCGCCAATGAGGCTCGCGGGCTTGATTTTCGCCCACCCGGGGGTGAATCCCCCCGCGATGTCCAGAAACGCCTGAGCGACTGGCTGCCCGTCGCCGCAAAATCGGACCGGGATATGGTTGCCGTCACCCATAAAGGGGTCATCCGCGCCTTCTATGCCCTCGCGACCGGATGGGACATGACCGACGATGCACCGGACAAGCCGGACTGGACGCAACTGCACTGTTTCACGCTGAGCGACGGGGGCCTTCCCGCAATCGACCGGCTGAACGCGCCGCTTGAGAGCCTGCAATGA
- a CDS encoding ABC transporter substrate-binding protein has product MNFTSALIAATVILTSAAGAADMKEPPYLAAQVAAGKLPAVSERLPEMPHVTDLAALGKKPGKYGGVLRTLVGREKDIRLMNVYGYSRLVGYDADINLQPDILESYEVEESRIFTLHLRKGHRWSDGHPFTAEDFRYYWEDVANNVALSPVGPPEELMLNKQPPIFRVIDETTVQYEYAGPNPYFLSQLAAPRPTYLYRPAHYLKQFHEKYADPATLAALVEEHRRKNWAQLHNRIGHMYNNSNTALPTLEPWVVATEAPADRYSFTRNPYFHRVDSDGHQLPYIDEISMSIAASGVVPIKAGTGETDLQGRGLAFADFTFLKQNEERYGYNVNLWRLGLGSVMALYPNLNTSDAEYRKLFRDVRFRRALSMAINRDELNEVLFYGLAIPAANTVLPSSPLFREDYQQAWSNFDPDAANALLDDIGLTKRNDDGLRLLPDGRAIEITVETAGERPQQVDALQLVKDSWLEIGVRIFVKNSPRETFRNRIFSGETLISVWPGLDNGAPTADDSPSEIAPISQQHLQWPKWGQYVETYGKSGEPVDMPEAMKLAALYKDWTATTTTEARRRIWHEMLKIHADQVYTIGTVCCSVQPVVTKAGLENVPQEGLWAWAPTAQFGIYRPDTFFWSNQ; this is encoded by the coding sequence ATGAACTTCACCAGTGCCCTGATTGCCGCCACCGTTATCCTGACCAGCGCGGCCGGTGCTGCCGACATGAAAGAGCCGCCTTATCTGGCCGCACAGGTTGCCGCCGGGAAGCTGCCGGCGGTCTCTGAACGACTGCCAGAGATGCCGCATGTCACCGACCTGGCAGCACTGGGCAAAAAGCCAGGAAAATATGGTGGTGTGCTGCGCACCCTCGTCGGGCGCGAGAAGGATATTCGCCTGATGAATGTCTACGGCTATTCCCGGCTGGTGGGGTATGACGCCGATATCAACCTGCAGCCCGATATTCTGGAAAGCTACGAGGTGGAGGAGTCCCGCATCTTCACCCTGCATCTGCGCAAGGGCCACCGGTGGTCTGACGGGCATCCGTTTACCGCAGAGGATTTCCGCTATTACTGGGAAGATGTCGCCAACAATGTCGCACTCTCGCCGGTCGGCCCGCCGGAAGAGCTGATGCTCAACAAGCAGCCGCCGATCTTCCGGGTGATCGATGAAACCACCGTTCAGTATGAATATGCCGGCCCCAACCCTTATTTCCTGTCACAGCTGGCCGCGCCGCGCCCGACCTATCTGTATCGGCCGGCGCATTATCTGAAACAGTTCCACGAGAAATATGCCGACCCCGCAACACTGGCAGCACTTGTCGAAGAACATCGCCGCAAGAACTGGGCGCAGCTGCATAACCGCATCGGCCATATGTATAATAACAGCAATACAGCACTGCCAACGCTGGAGCCCTGGGTCGTTGCAACCGAGGCCCCGGCAGATCGCTACAGCTTCACCCGCAATCCTTATTTCCACCGGGTCGATTCAGACGGGCACCAGCTGCCTTATATCGATGAAATATCCATGTCGATTGCCGCCAGCGGGGTGGTGCCGATCAAGGCGGGCACCGGCGAAACCGACCTTCAGGGCCGTGGTCTTGCCTTTGCCGACTTCACGTTCCTGAAGCAGAACGAAGAGCGTTATGGCTATAACGTCAATCTCTGGCGACTGGGCCTTGGCTCCGTCATGGCGCTTTATCCGAACCTGAACACCAGTGACGCAGAATATCGCAAGCTGTTCCGGGATGTCCGGTTCCGGCGCGCTTTGTCGATGGCAATCAACCGGGATGAACTGAACGAGGTGCTGTTCTACGGCCTCGCGATCCCCGCAGCCAATACCGTGCTGCCTTCCTCGCCGCTGTTCCGGGAAGACTACCAGCAAGCCTGGAGCAACTTCGATCCGGATGCTGCAAATGCATTGCTGGATGATATCGGCCTGACCAAACGCAATGATGACGGCCTGCGTCTGCTGCCGGATGGCCGGGCCATCGAAATCACCGTTGAGACAGCCGGCGAACGCCCCCAGCAGGTCGATGCCCTGCAGCTGGTCAAGGACAGCTGGCTGGAGATCGGTGTCCGCATTTTTGTGAAGAATTCACCGCGTGAGACTTTCCGTAACCGGATTTTCTCCGGTGAAACCCTGATCTCTGTCTGGCCGGGTCTCGATAATGGCGCGCCAACCGCTGATGACAGCCCCTCGGAAATCGCCCCGATCAGTCAGCAGCATCTGCAATGGCCGAAATGGGGGCAGTATGTCGAAACCTACGGCAAGTCCGGGGAACCGGTTGATATGCCGGAAGCCATGAAACTGGCTGCACTCTACAAGGACTGGACTGCCACCACGACGACGGAAGCACGCCGCAGGATCTGGCATGAAATGCTGAAAATTCATGCCGATCAGGTCTACACTATCGGGACCGTCTGCTGCTCCGTACAGCCGGTGGTCACCAAGGCGGGGCTGGAAAATGTACCCCAAGAAGGGCTTTGGGCCTGGGCACCGACGGCCCAGTTCGGCATTTACCGGCCGGATACTTTCTTCTGGTCAAACCAGTAA
- a CDS encoding ABC transporter permease subunit yields the protein MSRERHTRRLEHWVSDAPFNPMSVQEISAEQQAYYLAPHWKLMWWKLKRHRIAVWSGVLLLLLYSSILVSEILAPYNPNTRVISHIYAPPQSLHLFHEGRFIGPFVYGYKKSLDMTTLKRTYVEDPKKVQPLRFFCAGDEYDFWLGGTFDFHFVCPARGGQLFLLGTDRLGRDMLSRLIYGTRISLTVGLIGILVSFSLGITIGGVAGYFGGWVDSTVQRSIEIFKSIPTLPLLMALAAAIPPTWPVLVKYFGVTIILGLLDWPGAARTVRSKLLALREEDFAVAARLMGASPTRIIGRHLIPNFASHLIASLTLSIPAMIFGETALSFLGLGLQSPMISWGVLLIEAQNISAVELYPWLMAPVVPVFVTVLAFNFFGDGLRDAADPYR from the coding sequence ATGAGCAGGGAACGCCATACACGACGGCTTGAACACTGGGTCAGTGACGCCCCGTTCAACCCGATGTCGGTGCAGGAAATCTCTGCCGAACAGCAGGCCTATTATCTCGCACCGCACTGGAAACTGATGTGGTGGAAGCTGAAACGTCACCGGATTGCTGTCTGGTCAGGCGTGCTGCTGTTGCTGCTGTACAGTTCGATTCTGGTCAGTGAAATCCTGGCCCCGTACAATCCGAACACGCGGGTCATTTCGCATATCTACGCACCACCCCAGTCGCTGCACCTGTTTCATGAAGGGCGGTTCATCGGCCCGTTTGTCTATGGCTACAAGAAAAGCCTGGATATGACGACGCTGAAGCGAACCTATGTCGAGGATCCGAAAAAGGTCCAGCCGCTGCGGTTCTTCTGCGCCGGTGATGAATATGATTTCTGGCTCGGCGGAACCTTCGATTTCCATTTCGTCTGCCCCGCCAGGGGCGGGCAGTTGTTCCTGCTGGGGACAGACCGTCTGGGCCGTGACATGCTGTCGCGACTGATTTACGGCACCCGGATATCCCTGACCGTCGGGCTGATCGGTATCCTTGTCAGCTTCTCGCTGGGCATCACCATCGGCGGCGTTGCCGGGTATTTTGGCGGCTGGGTGGATTCCACCGTGCAGCGATCAATCGAAATCTTCAAATCGATACCTACCCTGCCATTGCTGATGGCGCTGGCGGCGGCCATTCCACCGACCTGGCCAGTATTGGTGAAGTATTTCGGTGTCACCATTATTCTGGGATTGCTGGACTGGCCCGGGGCTGCACGAACCGTCCGCTCCAAGCTGCTGGCGCTGCGCGAGGAGGACTTTGCCGTCGCCGCGCGCCTGATGGGGGCCTCTCCCACACGGATTATCGGCCGCCATCTGATCCCGAATTTCGCCAGTCATCTCATTGCTTCGCTGACGCTCTCAATACCCGCCATGATCTTCGGCGAAACCGCTCTCAGCTTTCTGGGGCTCGGCCTGCAGTCACCGATGATTAGCTGGGGCGTGTTGCTGATTGAGGCACAGAATATCAGCGCGGTTGAGCTGTATCCCTGGCTGATGGCACCGGTCGTGCCGGTGTTCGTCACGGTACTGGCCTTCAATTTCTTTGGCGATGGTCTGCGCGATGCGGCAGACCCTTACCGCTAA
- a CDS encoding glycosyltransferase gives MTGPVLFWVQHLLGIGHQRRSAAIARACAAAGLEVHYVSGGMPVPHLDLARCRFHQLPPCRSPDDSFSALIDDQGQPVSPAFWSARQSLLTQLVTDIRPAVFMTETYPFGRRAFRHELRPVLEQVLKTGVNVASVRDILVRKPDPAKYAQAADLIDRYFTAVLVHEPDAFTGFDNSFPFSGQIAGRLHKTGYVAERPLPPGNPDTSREPSGDILVSGGGSDVALPLFRAALAARRHSRQANRNIWRILVGQGVSEAEFQSLIKDAEDGVVVERTRADFHDLLSRARASVSLAGYNTVIDGLVAGLPMLLVPFATATETEQTDRARALAEAGHAITHDLATINSLSLAAAVDRTLDLPRQNHNTAWFRGAEQSAAILHQLATQTRE, from the coding sequence ATGACCGGCCCGGTGCTGTTCTGGGTGCAGCATCTGCTCGGGATAGGCCATCAGCGCCGCAGCGCCGCCATCGCCCGGGCCTGTGCCGCCGCCGGACTTGAAGTTCATTATGTCTCCGGCGGCATGCCGGTGCCGCATCTCGATCTTGCGAGATGCAGGTTCCACCAGTTGCCGCCCTGCCGAAGTCCCGACGACAGTTTTTCTGCCCTGATCGACGATCAGGGCCAGCCGGTCAGCCCGGCCTTCTGGTCTGCCCGGCAGTCACTGCTGACACAACTGGTCACTGATATCCGGCCCGCTGTCTTCATGACAGAAACCTACCCCTTCGGACGGCGGGCGTTTCGCCATGAACTGCGACCCGTTCTGGAACAGGTTCTGAAAACCGGCGTCAATGTCGCTTCGGTCCGGGATATACTGGTGCGCAAGCCTGACCCGGCAAAATATGCCCAGGCTGCAGATCTGATCGACCGCTATTTCACAGCCGTTCTGGTGCATGAACCGGATGCATTCACCGGGTTCGACAACAGCTTTCCGTTCAGCGGGCAGATCGCAGGCAGACTACATAAAACCGGATATGTCGCCGAGCGACCACTCCCCCCCGGCAATCCGGACACCAGCCGCGAGCCTTCCGGTGACATTCTTGTCTCCGGCGGTGGCAGCGATGTTGCCCTGCCGCTGTTCCGGGCGGCACTGGCGGCCCGGCGTCATTCGCGACAGGCAAACAGGAATATCTGGCGAATACTGGTCGGACAGGGTGTCAGCGAGGCGGAGTTCCAATCCCTGATTAAGGACGCAGAAGACGGCGTTGTTGTGGAGCGGACCCGGGCTGATTTTCATGACCTGCTGAGCCGTGCCCGCGCCTCTGTCTCGCTGGCAGGCTACAATACCGTCATCGACGGACTGGTCGCCGGCCTCCCCATGCTGCTGGTCCCGTTCGCCACCGCAACCGAAACGGAACAGACCGACCGGGCACGGGCCCTGGCTGAAGCAGGCCACGCCATTACCCATGACCTGGCGACGATTAACAGCCTCTCGCTGGCCGCCGCCGTTGACCGGACCCTTGACCTGCCCCGACAGAACCACAACACCGCCTGGTTCCGGGGGGCTGAACAGTCTGCCGCAATCCTGCATCAGCTGGCGACGCAAACCCGCGAATGA
- a CDS encoding tetratricopeptide repeat protein encodes MRVMTDDTLYQQAISHLSAGRNWQAELVARKMLSRDPVDPQAWIVRAQYCQRSGDRAGAVAACQQARQFAGSRPDILQALGSLYAGLGLREEADATYARLLEADPENLPGLVNRGNIQLGLGNAAAAAGYQRQAIALNPGLPEAYYNLASALFHSGETEQAFDAYEWRWKVSAFTTRAPDFRQPRWQQEETGGGSLLITPEQGLGDSIHFIRFAGMAKSYFRQVFVEVPRPLIRLFRDVPGIDGLVPYGGPYPDFDRWAPLLSLPHLMNLKRDSYPKPPYLSASGDRSRDRNKEDRLRVGFSWTGNPLSRNNHLRSSTFADFLPLLHRQDIRPVNLQKDTPPGQFSHPALREQVTDPMPGVKDFADTADIISGLDLVVTVDNVVAHLAGAMGVPVLVLLPTLPDWRWGLTGDRTFWYPSMRLYREDRVQGWKPAFAAMEQTISEITGSSS; translated from the coding sequence ATGCGCGTAATGACAGACGACACCCTTTATCAGCAGGCAATCAGCCATCTCTCTGCCGGAAGGAACTGGCAGGCGGAACTGGTCGCCCGGAAAATGCTGTCACGCGATCCGGTTGATCCGCAGGCATGGATTGTCCGGGCACAGTATTGCCAGCGATCCGGGGACCGGGCAGGCGCCGTTGCGGCTTGTCAGCAGGCCAGACAATTTGCGGGAAGCCGGCCGGATATTCTGCAGGCTCTGGGTTCGCTGTATGCCGGGCTTGGCTTGCGGGAGGAGGCGGATGCAACTTACGCTCGGCTGCTGGAAGCCGACCCGGAAAACCTGCCCGGTCTGGTCAATCGCGGAAATATCCAGCTTGGGCTGGGCAATGCAGCGGCGGCAGCCGGATATCAGAGGCAGGCTATTGCGCTCAATCCCGGATTGCCGGAAGCCTATTATAATCTGGCCTCAGCCCTGTTCCATTCAGGTGAGACAGAGCAGGCGTTTGATGCCTATGAGTGGCGCTGGAAAGTCAGCGCCTTCACAACCCGGGCGCCGGATTTCCGTCAGCCACGCTGGCAGCAGGAAGAAACCGGAGGCGGGTCTTTGCTGATCACCCCGGAGCAGGGACTGGGTGACAGTATTCATTTCATTCGTTTCGCCGGAATGGCGAAATCATACTTCCGTCAGGTCTTTGTGGAAGTACCACGGCCCCTGATCCGGCTGTTCAGGGATGTGCCGGGTATCGACGGGCTTGTGCCCTATGGCGGGCCTTATCCGGACTTTGATCGCTGGGCGCCACTGCTCAGCCTGCCGCATCTGATGAACCTGAAACGGGACAGCTATCCGAAGCCCCCCTATCTGTCCGCATCAGGGGACAGGTCACGGGACCGAAATAAAGAGGACAGGCTAAGGGTCGGGTTCTCATGGACCGGTAATCCGCTATCGCGCAACAATCATCTCCGCAGTTCAACGTTCGCAGATTTTCTGCCGCTTTTGCACCGACAGGATATCCGCCCGGTAAATTTGCAGAAAGATACGCCACCGGGACAGTTCTCTCATCCCGCCCTTCGGGAGCAGGTCACTGATCCGATGCCGGGCGTGAAGGATTTTGCGGATACGGCAGACATCATCAGCGGCCTCGATCTGGTGGTGACTGTTGATAATGTGGTCGCGCATCTTGCCGGTGCGATGGGGGTGCCGGTTCTGGTGCTGCTGCCGACCCTGCCGGACTGGCGCTGGGGGCTGACCGGAGACCGCACCTTCTGGTATCCGTCAATGCGTCTGTATCGGGAAGACAGGGTGCAAGGCTGGAAGCCGGCCTTCGCGGCAATGGAACAGACGATCTCGGAAATTACAGGCTCATCATCCTGA
- a CDS encoding phosphate ABC transporter substrate-binding protein, whose product MAQSASARDQIRIVGSSTVFPFSSAVAEEFGRSTSFKTPVVESTGSGGGLKLFCAGVGVDHPDITNASRRIKSSEVELCAKNGVTEITEVKVGFDGIVFSNSKKSPQMTVTLEQIFLALAREVPVDGKLVANPYKMWNEIDPSLPKKKIEVLGPPPTSGTRDAFVELAMEGGAHANKFMKSLDKKAFGAAAGSIREDGAYVEAGENDNLIVQKLDANPDAFGIFGFSFLDQNADKLQGSIVDGVDPTFELIADGSYPVSRSLYFYVKKAHVGVVPGIAEYLSEFTAEKAWGPEGYLADKGLIPLPDAERKKVAADARGLANLSM is encoded by the coding sequence ATGGCCCAGTCGGCCTCAGCCCGCGACCAGATCCGCATCGTCGGTTCGTCAACGGTTTTCCCGTTCTCCTCGGCTGTTGCTGAAGAATTCGGTCGCTCCACCTCCTTCAAGACCCCGGTTGTTGAAAGCACGGGTTCCGGTGGCGGTCTGAAACTGTTCTGCGCCGGTGTTGGCGTTGACCACCCGGACATCACCAACGCTTCCCGCCGCATCAAGTCTTCGGAAGTCGAGCTTTGCGCAAAGAATGGCGTCACCGAAATCACCGAAGTCAAGGTCGGCTTTGACGGTATCGTCTTCTCCAATTCGAAGAAATCCCCGCAGATGACCGTGACTCTTGAGCAGATCTTCCTCGCTCTCGCCCGCGAAGTTCCGGTTGATGGCAAGCTGGTCGCCAATCCGTACAAGATGTGGAACGAAATTGACCCGTCACTGCCGAAGAAGAAAATCGAGGTTCTCGGCCCGCCGCCGACGTCCGGCACCCGTGATGCATTCGTTGAGCTCGCCATGGAAGGCGGCGCGCATGCCAACAAGTTCATGAAGAGCCTCGACAAAAAAGCCTTTGGTGCCGCTGCCGGTTCGATCCGTGAAGATGGTGCCTATGTTGAAGCCGGCGAAAACGACAATCTGATCGTTCAGAAACTCGACGCCAATCCGGATGCCTTCGGTATCTTCGGCTTCTCCTTCCTTGACCAGAACGCTGACAAACTGCAGGGCAGCATTGTTGACGGTGTCGACCCGACCTTCGAGCTGATCGCCGATGGCTCCTACCCGGTATCCCGCTCGCTGTACTTCTATGTGAAGAAAGCTCATGTCGGTGTTGTTCCGGGTATTGCTGAATATCTGAGCGAATTCACCGCTGAAAAGGCATGGGGTCCGGAAGGTTATCTCGCAGACAAGGGCCTGATCCCGCTGCCGGACGCCGAACGCAAGAAAGTTGCCGCCGACGCCCGTGGCCTGGCCAACCTGAGCATGTAA
- a CDS encoding ABC transporter permease subunit: MFSYLLRRLFIMIPTLLAISFIVFVVIQLPPGDYLTTLVEEYRSRGEQVPLEEIAFLKREYGFGEPFLVQYIHWLGGMMVGDFGHSFSFDLPVSEVVGNVLGYTVLVEFTTVLFVYLVSFPIGIYSATHQYSWTDHGISLIGYIGYAVPNFLLAIVLMYYSKLWFGAEIGGLMDIRFEDQPWSWDKAVSVAQHLWIPVVVIGTSGTAAMIRRLRANLLDELRKQYVVTGRAKGLPKTRLLLKYPVRMSLNPFIADIGSLLPEIVSGSAIVGIILSLPTTGPLLLNALLNQDMYLAGSFLMFLSVLVVVGMFVSDIMLAWLDPRIRLDGGLQR; the protein is encoded by the coding sequence ATGTTCTCCTACCTGCTCCGGCGACTGTTTATCATGATCCCGACATTGCTCGCGATAAGCTTTATCGTGTTCGTCGTGATCCAGTTGCCGCCCGGCGATTATCTGACCACGCTGGTCGAGGAATATCGCAGCCGGGGTGAGCAGGTTCCACTGGAGGAGATCGCCTTCCTGAAACGGGAATACGGCTTTGGCGAGCCGTTTCTGGTGCAGTATATTCACTGGCTGGGCGGCATGATGGTCGGTGATTTCGGCCATTCCTTCTCGTTTGACCTGCCGGTCTCCGAAGTCGTCGGTAACGTGCTCGGCTATACGGTACTGGTGGAATTCACCACCGTGCTGTTTGTCTATCTCGTCTCTTTCCCCATCGGTATCTATTCCGCCACCCACCAGTACAGCTGGACAGACCACGGTATCAGTCTGATCGGTTATATCGGCTATGCGGTGCCGAATTTCCTGCTGGCGATCGTGCTGATGTATTATTCAAAATTGTGGTTCGGGGCGGAAATCGGCGGGCTGATGGATATCCGGTTTGAAGATCAGCCATGGTCCTGGGACAAGGCGGTTTCCGTGGCCCAGCATCTCTGGATTCCGGTCGTTGTGATCGGCACCTCCGGCACTGCGGCGATGATAAGACGGCTGCGGGCCAATCTGCTCGACGAACTGCGCAAGCAATATGTCGTCACCGGACGGGCCAAGGGGCTGCCGAAAACCCGCCTGTTGCTGAAATATCCGGTCCGGATGTCGCTCAATCCCTTCATCGCCGATATCGGCAGTCTGCTGCCTGAAATCGTCTCCGGGTCTGCCATCGTCGGTATCATCCTCAGCCTCCCGACCACGGGCCCGCTGCTGCTGAATGCCCTGCTCAATCAGGATATGTATCTTGCCGGGTCGTTTCTGATGTTCCTGTCGGTGCTGGTTGTGGTCGGCATGTTCGTCTCCGACATCATGCTGGCCTGGCTTGACCCCCGGATCCGCCTCGACGGAGGACTTCAGCGATGA
- a CDS encoding dipeptide ABC transporter ATP-binding protein has product MSNILSVENLHVRFQLEAGTLEAVRGVSFSIPEKSTVALVGESGSGKSVISQAILGILPEIADISEGSIEFRDPEKAGEIIDIAALHRDSREIRQIRGGRISMIFQEPMSSLSPLHTIGDQITEAVRLHRDVPGSVATDLSREMLDLVGFPDPGRALRTYPFELSGGLRQRAMIAMALVCRPALLIADEPTTALDVTIQAQILKQMRDLQDELGMSILMITHDLGVVANIADEVVVIYHGEVMERGPIDEIFENPQHEYLRALLRAVPHFDMADGERLTPIREIESETGHLLDAYRTDETTPSIASGTTLLDVRHVTKTFSIRKTGLFGGKQNEVVALDDVSLHVRKGECLGLVGESGCGKTTLSKIIMSAIHADRGEVMITGPEGPVDISKLTERELFPYRRKIQFIFQDPYGSLNPRMPVSELIAEPLVIHDIGDNQYREEMVKELMKLVGMDIRHLNRYPHSFSGGQRQRIGIARALALKPDLLLCDEPVSALDVSVQAQVLNLLKDLQEKLGLTLLFVSHNLAVVNYIANRIAVMCAGRLVEMAPGDELFRRPVHPYTQALLKAVPFPDPSRPLDFQGLMDGKMSRPEDWPPPFGASPGARLDLQDIGNGHFVRADDSLLRAGAA; this is encoded by the coding sequence GTGAGCAACATCCTGTCAGTCGAAAACCTGCATGTCCGCTTCCAGCTGGAAGCCGGAACACTGGAGGCTGTCAGAGGTGTTTCTTTCTCGATTCCCGAGAAATCGACCGTAGCACTGGTTGGCGAATCCGGTTCCGGCAAGTCGGTGATCAGCCAGGCAATCCTTGGCATTCTGCCGGAGATTGCCGACATCAGCGAAGGGTCGATTGAATTCCGTGACCCGGAGAAAGCCGGCGAGATCATTGATATCGCCGCTCTGCACCGGGATTCCCGGGAGATCCGGCAGATTCGCGGCGGACGGATTTCCATGATCTTTCAGGAGCCCATGAGTTCCCTGTCCCCGCTGCACACGATTGGCGACCAGATCACCGAGGCCGTACGGCTGCATCGTGATGTACCGGGGTCTGTTGCAACCGATCTGTCACGCGAGATGCTTGATCTCGTCGGGTTTCCCGATCCCGGTCGCGCCCTCAGAACCTACCCGTTCGAGCTGTCAGGCGGGCTGCGTCAGCGGGCCATGATTGCCATGGCACTTGTCTGCCGCCCGGCGCTGCTGATTGCCGATGAGCCGACAACCGCCCTGGACGTCACCATTCAGGCCCAGATTCTGAAACAGATGCGGGATCTGCAGGACGAACTCGGCATGTCGATCCTGATGATTACCCACGACCTTGGGGTTGTTGCCAATATCGCTGACGAAGTGGTTGTGATCTACCACGGCGAGGTGATGGAGCGCGGCCCCATCGACGAAATTTTCGAGAACCCGCAGCATGAATATCTGCGCGCCCTGTTGCGCGCCGTGCCGCATTTCGACATGGCGGATGGCGAACGTCTGACCCCGATCCGGGAAATCGAGAGTGAAACAGGACATCTGCTTGATGCCTACCGGACGGATGAGACAACCCCCTCCATTGCCAGCGGCACAACCTTGCTGGATGTCCGGCATGTGACGAAGACCTTCAGCATCCGCAAGACCGGCCTGTTTGGCGGCAAACAGAATGAAGTCGTGGCGCTGGACGATGTCAGCCTGCATGTCCGGAAAGGCGAATGTCTGGGGCTGGTTGGTGAAAGCGGCTGCGGCAAGACGACGCTCAGCAAGATCATCATGAGCGCCATCCATGCAGACCGGGGCGAAGTGATGATTACCGGCCCCGAAGGCCCGGTCGACATCAGCAAACTGACCGAACGGGAGCTGTTTCCCTATCGCCGGAAGATACAGTTCATCTTTCAGGACCCCTATGGATCGCTCAACCCGCGCATGCCGGTCTCGGAGCTGATCGCCGAACCCCTGGTCATCCATGATATTGGCGACAACCAGTACCGTGAGGAAATGGTGAAGGAACTGATGAAGCTGGTGGGGATGGATATCCGGCATCTCAACCGTTATCCGCACAGCTTCTCCGGTGGCCAGCGCCAGCGTATCGGTATCGCCCGCGCCCTGGCCCTGAAGCCCGACCTGCTGCTCTGTGATGAGCCGGTCTCTGCACTCGATGTCTCCGTGCAGGCGCAGGTGCTCAACCTGCTGAAAGACCTGCAGGAAAAACTTGGCCTGACCCTGCTGTTCGTATCGCACAATCTGGCTGTCGTGAATTATATCGCCAACCGGATTGCGGTGATGTGCGCCGGGCGGCTGGTTGAAATGGCACCCGGAGATGAACTGTTCCGCAGGCCCGTCCATCCCTATACCCAGGCACTGCTGAAAGCCGTTCCCTTCCCGGACCCGTCCCGGCCCCTCGATTTTCAGGGCCTGATGGATGGCAAGATGTCACGCCCGGAAGACTGGCCGCCGCCGTTCGGCGCATCACCCGGCGCCCGGCTGGACCTGCAGGATATCGGCAACGGCCATTTCGTCCGCGCTGACGACTCCCTGCTGCGTGCAGGAGCCGCCTGA